The following proteins are co-located in the Paenibacillus sp. JNUCC32 genome:
- a CDS encoding ArsR/SmtB family transcription factor: MELTTFNALAEPSRFRIVNLLQKGPLTVGEIAERLDIRQPQASKHLKVLLDAGLVEVRADANRRNYMLRSEPFQELDRWLDNYRRIWNERYDNLDDYLEKLQSDMKKQE; encoded by the coding sequence ATGGAACTGACAACATTTAACGCATTAGCCGAACCAAGCCGTTTTCGTATCGTGAATCTCCTGCAGAAGGGGCCGCTTACGGTAGGGGAAATCGCCGAACGTCTCGACATTCGGCAGCCTCAAGCCTCGAAGCATTTGAAGGTACTGCTGGATGCCGGACTGGTCGAGGTAAGGGCGGATGCGAACCGACGGAATTACATGCTGCGGTCAGAGCCGTTTCAGGAATTGGACCGTTGGCTCGATAATTACCGCCGCATATGGAACGAACGGTATGACAACTTGGATGATTACTTGGAGAAGCTGCAATCGGATATGAAGAAACAGGAGTAA
- a CDS encoding SRPBCC domain-containing protein, with amino-acid sequence MTSKMITRVEGQVIVLERVFNAPRDLVFKVLTDGEHLKQWWGPRGWDITVSDMDFRPGGQWHYCMKCMDQNQGDFYGMESWGKSVYQEIEEPEKIVYIDYFSDAEGNIAEGMPATTVTMTFEEVDGKTKLVNRGVYESAEALQSVLDMGMEEGITQTWDRLEEYLASKQ; translated from the coding sequence ATGACAAGCAAAATGATTACACGGGTAGAAGGTCAAGTGATCGTACTGGAGCGCGTATTTAATGCACCAAGGGATCTGGTATTCAAGGTGCTTACCGATGGAGAGCATCTGAAGCAGTGGTGGGGGCCTCGCGGATGGGACATTACGGTATCCGACATGGATTTCCGTCCTGGCGGCCAATGGCATTACTGCATGAAGTGCATGGATCAGAATCAAGGGGATTTCTACGGCATGGAATCCTGGGGCAAATCGGTCTACCAGGAAATTGAGGAGCCGGAGAAAATCGTCTACATCGACTATTTCTCGGATGCGGAAGGCAATATTGCGGAGGGCATGCCCGCAACCACGGTGACGATGACGTTTGAGGAAGTGGATGGAAAGACCAAGCTGGTCAATCGAGGTGTATATGAATCCGCTGAAGCGCTCCAATCGGTATTGGATATGGGAATGGAAGAAGGCATTACCCAAACCTGGGATCGCTTGGAGGAATACCTGGCATCGAAACAATAA
- a CDS encoding LLM class flavin-dependent oxidoreductase, whose product MEIGVSSFVETWPDVKTGEVMSHAQRLREVVEEIVLADQVGLDVYGVGEHHRKDYAASSPAVVLAAAASQTKWIRLTSAVTVLSSADPVRVFQDFATLDAISNGRAEIMAGRGSFIESFPLFGYDLSHYDELFEEKLELLLKIRESEKVTWQGEHRPAIHNLGVYPRPVQNPLPVWIGSGGNSESVVRAGLLGLPLVLAIIGGSPLQFAPLVKLYKEAAAHAGHDVSKLPIGSHSHGFIAEETELAADKFFPSTQASMNVLGRERGWGYYDRARFDAARSFEGALYVGDPETVAEKIIHLRKHVGITRFMLHVPVGTMPHDEVMRAIELLGTEVAPRVRKEIDRWEAAGEPAE is encoded by the coding sequence ATGGAAATTGGGGTTAGCTCGTTCGTGGAGACGTGGCCGGATGTGAAGACCGGCGAAGTGATGAGCCATGCGCAGCGGCTGCGCGAGGTGGTTGAGGAAATCGTCCTGGCCGATCAGGTGGGATTGGATGTGTATGGCGTAGGGGAGCATCACCGCAAGGATTATGCGGCGTCTTCGCCTGCGGTCGTTCTTGCCGCGGCTGCGTCGCAGACGAAGTGGATTCGGCTGACCAGCGCGGTGACGGTGCTGTCTTCCGCGGACCCGGTACGGGTCTTTCAGGATTTTGCTACCTTGGACGCGATTTCGAACGGACGCGCGGAGATTATGGCCGGCAGGGGTTCGTTCATCGAATCGTTCCCGTTATTCGGCTATGATCTGAGTCATTATGACGAGTTGTTCGAGGAGAAGCTGGAGCTGCTGCTCAAAATCCGCGAGTCGGAAAAAGTCACCTGGCAGGGCGAGCATCGTCCGGCGATCCATAACTTAGGCGTCTATCCTCGTCCGGTTCAGAACCCGCTGCCGGTGTGGATCGGAAGCGGAGGCAATTCGGAATCGGTCGTGCGGGCAGGCCTGCTCGGCCTCCCGCTGGTGCTGGCGATTATCGGCGGCAGTCCCCTGCAGTTTGCGCCGCTGGTCAAGCTGTATAAAGAAGCGGCAGCTCATGCCGGGCATGATGTGTCGAAGCTGCCGATCGGCTCGCATTCCCACGGATTCATTGCGGAAGAAACCGAGCTGGCCGCGGACAAGTTCTTCCCTTCGACCCAAGCCAGCATGAACGTGCTGGGACGGGAGCGGGGCTGGGGGTACTATGACCGGGCAAGATTCGATGCGGCCCGCAGCTTCGAAGGTGCGCTGTATGTAGGGGACCCTGAGACGGTCGCCGAGAAGATCATTCACCTGCGCAAGCATGTGGGCATCACCCGCTTTATGCTGCATGTGCCTGTGGGAACGATGCCTCACGACGAAGTCATGAGAGCCATCGAACTGCTGGGAACCGAAGTCGCCCCTCGGGTCCGGAAGGAAATCGACCGCTGGGAAGCGGCTGGCGAGCCTGCGGAGTAA
- a CDS encoding zf-HC2 domain-containing protein, giving the protein MSRISCEIIQDLLPLYHDDVCSADTKTLVEEHLADCPACREVLSHMSSPISLPTQTMEQNKDEGAGLRQVAAQLSRTKWISFTKGLLISCLAVGLLFLAYAGLFEWNITSVPTRVMQVSDISQLKDGRIAYHVKMTDGYNVNQASYDTDEEGNFYVTPKRPIIKSKKFADMGLSNMYYTNDIEERNAYEKSFGDGVQIKALYLGTPDDRVLIWEQGMDLPPASESVEMQFRSDE; this is encoded by the coding sequence GTGAGCCGAATATCGTGCGAGATTATTCAGGATTTGCTGCCTTTGTACCATGATGATGTGTGCAGCGCAGACACCAAAACCTTGGTAGAAGAGCATCTGGCGGATTGCCCGGCTTGCCGGGAGGTGCTGAGCCATATGAGCTCCCCAATATCGCTGCCCACCCAAACGATGGAGCAAAACAAGGATGAAGGAGCCGGATTGAGGCAAGTTGCGGCCCAGTTGTCGCGCACCAAATGGATCTCGTTTACCAAAGGTCTATTGATCAGCTGCTTAGCAGTCGGTCTCTTGTTCCTGGCATATGCGGGTCTGTTCGAATGGAACATTACAAGCGTGCCGACCCGCGTGATGCAGGTATCCGATATCAGCCAGCTGAAGGATGGGCGCATTGCTTATCACGTGAAGATGACCGACGGCTATAATGTTAACCAAGCCAGCTACGATACGGATGAGGAAGGAAACTTCTATGTGACACCCAAGCGTCCCATCATCAAATCTAAAAAATTCGCGGATATGGGACTGTCCAATATGTACTATACGAACGATATTGAAGAACGAAATGCCTACGAGAAGAGCTTTGGCGACGGCGTTCAGATCAAGGCCCTCTATTTGGGGACGCCGGATGACCGGGTTCTGATCTGGGAACAAGGCATGGATCTGCCGCCGGCAAGCGAGTCCGTCGAGATGCAGTTCAGGAGCGACGAATAA
- a CDS encoding RNA polymerase sigma factor, which yields MTDLHQIYHQHFQDVYRFLLSLSRDEHVAEELTQETFFKALKHIDSFQGTCKLSVWLCQIAKHTYFSYLDKQKRYEPAPQIDHGSGQDIAWQTVERAEAFRIHQILHRMDEPYKEVFTLRVFGELSFGEISRLFGKTESWARVTFFRAKQKIQSLYKEGNQS from the coding sequence GTGACGGATTTGCACCAGATCTACCATCAACACTTTCAAGACGTGTATCGGTTTCTGCTGTCGCTCAGCAGAGACGAGCATGTTGCGGAAGAACTCACGCAGGAGACGTTTTTCAAAGCGCTGAAGCATATCGATTCGTTTCAAGGCACATGCAAGCTGAGCGTGTGGCTATGCCAAATCGCTAAACATACATACTTCTCCTATCTTGATAAACAAAAGCGGTATGAGCCGGCCCCGCAGATCGACCACGGCAGCGGTCAGGATATCGCATGGCAAACCGTGGAAAGGGCTGAGGCTTTTCGCATCCATCAAATCCTGCACCGGATGGACGAGCCGTATAAAGAGGTGTTTACGCTGCGAGTGTTCGGGGAATTGTCTTTTGGCGAAATCAGCCGGCTGTTTGGAAAAACCGAGAGCTGGGCAAGAGTCACCTTCTTTCGAGCCAAGCAAAAAATCCAAAGCCTGTACAAGGAGGGGAATCAATCGTGA
- a CDS encoding helix-turn-helix domain-containing protein produces the protein MTNARFTSTLLGTTHRHLNRVMHAFAQRGILERNGQTLRILDWNAMETASNGIRYE, from the coding sequence ATGACGAACGCCCGCTTTACCTCCACCTTGCTTGGCACCACGCACCGACACTTGAATAGGGTAATGCATGCCTTCGCCCAAAGGGGGATCCTGGAACGAAACGGACAGACTCTCCGCATTCTGGACTGGAACGCGATGGAGACGGCCTCGAACGGCATCCGCTATGAGTAG
- a CDS encoding BclA C-terminal domain-containing protein: MVLKKKRLYFAAAMLLTLSLAIAPVTQAAGITMQVNGITKPVDVAPVMVKGKVLVPIKHVTEILGLSIRWDASAKKITAVRGDVSAELVLGSDVATVRNDTIVTKVKLDQPARLLDNRVMVPLRFLAEVFGAKVQWNQQKQLVSIAYGSGGGTQEQGQPGSAGPQGPKGDPGEMGPQGPQGPQGPQGPQGPSGSSGSSGSQGPAGPAGPKGDPGPAGAPGPKGDKGDQGEQGPAGPQGEKGDQGDPGPQGIQGDKGDLGPVGPQGPQGIQGVPGPQGPAGPAGPVGPAGGSSTGTYAYAGNTSGSVMAVILGGTPVALPDNPRVAGIAISGASSSFTVHETGTYYISYTINLTSDLLMGSRITRNGIPIMQSDEVPIKSKSHFHAQFIEQLIAGDALNLQLYGVIGAATLAQGNGASLTIIKLAD; this comes from the coding sequence ATGGTGTTGAAGAAAAAACGGCTGTATTTTGCGGCAGCAATGTTGCTCACCTTGAGTTTAGCGATCGCACCCGTCACGCAAGCGGCAGGCATCACGATGCAAGTCAACGGGATAACCAAGCCTGTGGATGTTGCCCCGGTTATGGTTAAAGGCAAAGTGCTGGTGCCCATTAAGCATGTAACCGAAATATTGGGCCTGTCCATTCGGTGGGATGCTTCTGCCAAGAAGATCACAGCCGTTCGAGGCGATGTCTCTGCCGAGCTGGTTCTGGGCAGTGATGTGGCTACGGTGAGAAACGACACTATCGTCACAAAAGTGAAGCTGGACCAGCCTGCCAGACTGTTGGATAACAGGGTGATGGTTCCGCTTCGTTTTTTGGCGGAAGTGTTTGGGGCTAAGGTGCAGTGGAACCAACAAAAGCAGCTGGTTAGCATTGCGTATGGCAGTGGCGGGGGAACTCAGGAGCAGGGGCAGCCGGGTTCGGCAGGCCCGCAGGGTCCAAAAGGCGACCCAGGCGAAATGGGCCCGCAGGGTCCACAGGGGCCTCAAGGGCCCCAAGGTCCGCAAGGTCCGTCCGGGTCTTCAGGATCTTCGGGCTCCCAAGGCCCAGCTGGCCCAGCCGGGCCTAAGGGCGATCCAGGCCCCGCGGGAGCCCCGGGTCCGAAAGGCGATAAGGGGGATCAAGGCGAACAAGGCCCGGCAGGTCCGCAGGGTGAAAAGGGGGATCAAGGCGATCCTGGACCTCAGGGAATCCAGGGCGATAAGGGCGACCTCGGCCCGGTAGGACCGCAAGGTCCGCAAGGGATACAAGGAGTTCCGGGACCCCAAGGTCCCGCAGGTCCAGCGGGGCCTGTTGGACCTGCGGGAGGGAGTTCTACAGGAACTTATGCATATGCAGGGAATACGTCGGGGAGCGTTATGGCAGTGATTCTTGGCGGAACCCCTGTTGCGCTGCCAGACAATCCGAGAGTGGCAGGAATCGCAATAAGTGGAGCTTCATCGTCTTTTACGGTTCATGAAACAGGGACTTACTATATTTCTTACACGATTAATTTAACGTCAGATTTGCTTATGGGCTCAAGGATTACTCGAAATGGTATCCCAATTATGCAGAGTGACGAAGTTCCAATTAAGTCAAAGTCGCATTTTCACGCCCAATTTATAGAACAATTGATTGCAGGCGATGCGCTTAATCTTCAATTGTATGGTGTTATAGGTGCTGCTACCCTTGCACAAGGCAACGGCGCTTCCTTAACGATCATCAAATTAGCCGATTAA
- a CDS encoding amino acid deaminase/aldolase, with amino-acid sequence MSTYEYYKEIFAEIPKPFALVDLDMLDDNAEAIAQAAGGKKVRLASKSIRSVDVLNRLLRSNPIFQGIMCYTAAEAVFLAEQGFDDLLLGYPQWQPEAIRSIVNLVGEGRSITFMVDSVEHVEHIEQFAKQQRTVIPLCIDVDMSVQYPGLHFGVWRSPVHSWEGMYPIVEQIIRSPWLHLDGIMGYEAQVAGVGDNANGKHMKNIMVRWLKSSSIVEAAKRRKEAVERLAAMDLRLRFVNAGGTGSLDSSREEAWVTEITAGSGFYAPGLFDHYASFRYKPAAAYAVEVVRIPKAGIVTCMGGGYTASGTADKDKLAKPYLPSGLKLFPLEGAGEVQTPLRLPAHVELGLGDPVFFRHAKAGELCERFKVLYAVSQGRIVGEYATYRGMGECFL; translated from the coding sequence GTGTCGACATACGAGTATTATAAAGAGATTTTCGCGGAGATTCCGAAGCCGTTCGCCTTGGTGGATCTGGACATGCTGGACGACAATGCCGAGGCGATTGCACAAGCGGCTGGGGGTAAGAAAGTGCGGCTGGCCAGCAAGTCCATCCGCTCCGTGGACGTGTTGAACCGTCTCCTTCGTTCGAACCCGATCTTTCAAGGAATCATGTGTTATACGGCAGCGGAGGCCGTATTTCTGGCGGAACAGGGCTTTGACGATCTGCTGCTGGGATATCCGCAGTGGCAGCCGGAAGCCATTCGCTCCATCGTGAATCTGGTCGGCGAAGGTCGCAGCATTACCTTCATGGTGGACAGCGTGGAGCATGTCGAGCACATCGAACAGTTCGCCAAACAACAGCGGACCGTGATTCCATTATGCATCGATGTGGATATGTCGGTCCAATATCCAGGTCTGCACTTCGGTGTATGGCGATCGCCCGTCCATTCGTGGGAGGGCATGTACCCGATAGTGGAGCAGATTATCCGCTCTCCATGGCTCCACCTGGACGGCATCATGGGGTACGAGGCGCAGGTAGCAGGCGTTGGGGATAACGCAAACGGTAAGCATATGAAGAATATCATGGTCCGGTGGCTGAAAAGCAGCTCCATCGTTGAAGCGGCCAAGCGGAGGAAAGAAGCCGTGGAGCGGCTTGCCGCCATGGACCTTCGGCTCCGCTTCGTGAATGCAGGGGGAACCGGAAGTTTGGACAGCTCCCGGGAGGAAGCTTGGGTAACCGAAATTACGGCCGGCTCAGGCTTCTATGCGCCGGGTCTGTTCGATCATTATGCCTCGTTCCGTTATAAGCCGGCAGCGGCCTATGCCGTAGAGGTGGTTCGCATCCCGAAGGCAGGGATCGTGACCTGCATGGGAGGAGGCTACACGGCATCGGGTACGGCAGACAAGGATAAGCTGGCGAAGCCTTACTTGCCTTCGGGATTGAAGCTGTTCCCGCTTGAAGGGGCCGGGGAAGTGCAGACGCCGCTGCGTCTGCCTGCCCATGTGGAGCTTGGCCTGGGAGACCCGGTGTTCTTCCGCCATGCGAAGGCCGGCGAGCTGTGCGAACGGTTCAAGGTGCTGTATGCGGTCTCGCAAGGCCGTATCGTAGGCGAATATGCAACCTATCGCGGAATGGGGGAGTGTTTTCTATGA
- a CDS encoding D-arabinono-1,4-lactone oxidase: MKQVQWSNWSGSVRANPRTVLYPASIAEVEKAVRMCRQEGRRLRVVGSGHSFTPIAASEDCLISLDRMQGLVHVDAEARTATVWAGTKLKLLGELLFRQGLAQENLGDIDVQSIAGAISTGTHGTGRAFGNISTQVVGMTVVTGTGEVLECSGESHPDWFKALQVSLGTLGIIVQVTLRLEPAYKIEYESRRIPLGECLKQQARLAEENRHFEFYWFPYAEPCQIKLMNKTDQEVREHRIKDYISDVLVENTFFGLISELCRKLPKASPHVSRLSASQVPLGRKVNYSHRLFATRRLVRFNEMEYNIPAESMNAVIEEMREEMSRNKYHVHFPVECRYAKGDDIWLSPAYDRDSAYIAIHMYKGMPYEDYFSAMEHIFLRYGGRPHWGKMHHLEAAQLKELYPMWEAFRAVRQELDPDGILLSDYTGRLLDVSGPISDSFSDIG; the protein is encoded by the coding sequence ATGAAGCAGGTCCAGTGGTCGAATTGGTCGGGATCGGTACGAGCCAATCCAAGAACGGTGTTGTATCCTGCCTCCATAGCGGAAGTCGAAAAAGCGGTCCGGATGTGCCGGCAGGAGGGCAGGCGACTGCGAGTGGTCGGTTCAGGGCACTCTTTTACCCCCATTGCGGCATCCGAGGACTGCCTGATCTCCTTGGACAGGATGCAGGGCCTGGTCCATGTCGACGCCGAAGCCCGAACCGCCACCGTGTGGGCAGGGACGAAGCTGAAGCTGTTGGGCGAGCTGTTGTTTCGGCAGGGGCTGGCACAGGAGAACCTGGGGGATATTGATGTTCAGTCCATTGCCGGCGCCATTAGTACAGGGACGCATGGTACGGGCCGGGCCTTCGGGAATATATCCACGCAGGTTGTCGGAATGACGGTGGTCACCGGTACGGGCGAGGTGCTGGAGTGCAGCGGGGAGTCGCACCCCGATTGGTTCAAGGCGCTGCAGGTATCCTTAGGTACGCTCGGCATTATCGTGCAAGTGACGTTGAGGCTTGAGCCGGCTTACAAAATCGAATATGAAAGCCGGAGAATACCGCTCGGCGAATGCTTGAAACAGCAGGCGCGATTGGCGGAGGAGAACCGTCACTTCGAGTTTTATTGGTTTCCTTACGCAGAGCCGTGCCAGATCAAGCTGATGAACAAGACGGACCAAGAGGTGAGGGAGCATCGGATCAAGGATTATATCAGCGACGTGTTGGTGGAGAACACCTTCTTTGGTCTGATCTCGGAGCTGTGCCGCAAGCTGCCCAAAGCAAGCCCGCATGTGAGCCGTCTCTCGGCGTCGCAGGTTCCGCTGGGTCGCAAAGTGAATTACAGTCACCGGTTATTCGCGACCCGGCGGCTCGTTCGTTTCAACGAAATGGAGTATAACATTCCCGCGGAGTCGATGAACGCGGTCATTGAAGAGATGCGTGAAGAAATGTCGCGAAACAAGTACCATGTGCATTTCCCCGTAGAATGCCGTTATGCCAAGGGCGATGATATTTGGTTAAGCCCCGCCTACGACCGGGATTCCGCCTATATTGCGATCCATATGTACAAAGGCATGCCGTATGAAGATTACTTCAGTGCGATGGAGCACATCTTCCTGCGGTACGGCGGCAGGCCGCATTGGGGAAAAATGCATCATCTCGAAGCTGCTCAATTGAAGGAGCTGTATCCCATGTGGGAAGCATTCCGCGCGGTTCGGCAAGAGCTGGACCCGGACGGTATCCTGCTGAGCGATTATACGGGCAGACTGCTTGATGTATCCGGGCCGATTTCCGATTCGTTCAGTGATATTGGATAG
- a CDS encoding MarR family winged helix-turn-helix transcriptional regulator has translation MDAHRHFFHKYFTLYRPFVNELNRKLEDYNLYYAQWSIMYYLDFYQSMTLVELSRMLYVEKPTVTRTVNALIKLDYVEQIPVRDKREKRIQLSKAGADVFLQIRKIFDQYEQEIMEGVSEEDQRAVIRVMETVRDNIIRKGD, from the coding sequence ATGGACGCCCACAGACACTTTTTTCATAAATACTTTACGTTGTATCGCCCTTTCGTCAATGAGCTTAATCGTAAGCTCGAAGACTACAACCTGTATTATGCCCAGTGGTCCATCATGTACTATCTGGATTTTTATCAGTCGATGACTTTGGTGGAGCTGTCCAGAATGCTGTACGTGGAGAAGCCCACCGTCACCCGAACCGTCAACGCGCTGATCAAGCTGGACTATGTGGAGCAAATCCCGGTGCGGGATAAACGGGAGAAGCGCATTCAGCTATCCAAGGCCGGAGCTGACGTCTTCCTGCAAATTCGCAAGATATTTGACCAATATGAACAGGAGATTATGGAAGGCGTTTCTGAAGAGGATCAAAGGGCGGTCATCCGCGTGATGGAGACGGTCAGGGACAACATTATTAGAAAAGGTGATTAA